A stretch of DNA from Arctopsyche grandis isolate Sample6627 chromosome 6, ASM5162203v2, whole genome shotgun sequence:
GCTACCTTTAATTCAGAGTTGAAATGAAGTCCAATGGGACATTTATATTCTACAGGTTTTCCATGTACACAGTAGTAGAATTTAGTGCAATCAAATTCGTGGGAGAGTAGGGTCACTAATTCTTCATCCAATTCTGGGCAAGTTTCAGCCACTCCAACCTGCAAGCCTCCCGCTACGCAAAGTGCTAATAGTAGGTGTTCTTAAGAAGAAGATGAAAtggtttttatatgaaaatatacaaatgtatttatagGTACTATATTATATGGAAACAATTTTCTGATACATTTATCAACTTACTAAGCATTTTCTTCTATTAGAATATGTTTAATTCTGAGAGTAAACCgctcaataataaaaatgtaaggGCGATAAAGCTTTTATAGAAGTTTTCCAGATTTTACAAtcgataaaaatactgaccttAAAAGCCAATCAACCACTTACGCGTTTATCTTAGATTTAAAATAGATCATTATTTCTCATAGTTCGAattgttgaaattatatatattatatttagggtGACCATATTTGCCAGGACTCAAAACGGGACAAGCCGTAAAAAAATTGTCGTCCCcttaacaatgaaaaaaatgtgttgcaCTTTCCGAATGACAGATCCAAGCATATTCAAAACACTGGAACAAATGCCTGAGATATTTCTCATGATTCTCTATTTATTTTCGAAGGTTTTTTCATGTCCTTTGTGAAGATTTTTCTGATCAGAAACTCATTATACAAATGATCAGAAAATTCTGAAggtgcaagtatgtatgtaagtacatacatacatttgtacatatatacttacatacatacaatagttgaaatataaatttataaaatactttcaCAGGATTGTCTACCATTAACAATAACAAGAAATAAGTAAAatatctaattttaaatgatataagtGACAAGGATATATGCAtcaatatacgtataatacatatgtacatacgccagatacacaaatatgtattgCTGTCATCCATTGGGTTTCCAAGGTTTCCTGAAAaccttttaatatttaaaacattcagAAACTTtgtgttatatatacatatatgtatataaagtgtttcaattattatgaattattggtaatattatacttgaattatatttgaaatttatcagTGCAAAAAATgtaggaaaaaataaaatatgtatgtatcattttaaatatataactttatttttgaaaatacatacaataaatcgaTTTGTAATTCATTAACATTTAACCATTGAAAATAAGttgcacattttaattttaccatCGAAAAGAAGTCCTGGGGGACAAAGAGCACTCTGTCTTTTGCCGCTGACGCAGAACCAGTATTTTCTGCAATTCTTAGTGTCACCCCAATATCTAGTATTCAAATCGCAATTACTACAGATTTCATCCACAAGCTCGTCCGTTGTTGGTGTTTGTGTGGTTGTTATTGGTCCATCATTAATACATCCCGCACTATTGGGCCAATCGCAGACCTGCCGATTTTAACATTGCAATAAAGTAAATATCGGGGACCTTAAAGATCGATTATAAGGAAGTATTTCGGAATCGCTATATATTCTTACGCTAAGAGTTGGGTTGAAGTGAAGTCCAGCTGGGCAATCGAATTCCACTGGTGTTCCGAATTCGCAGTAGTAGAATTTGCTGCAATCGGATTCGTGGGGCAGAAGAGTTGCATTTACGCCATCTATAGCTGGACAAGATCCTTTTGGTGTTGTCTCTCCGTTTGATGTTGATGATGGTGTACCTTCGGTTGATGGTGACGTCGTTTTCTGTGTGGTTGTTGTTGATCCACCAGTTGTGCATCCCGCACTATTGGGCCAATCGCAGACCTGCCGATTTTAGCATTGCAATAAAGTAAATATCGGGGACCTTAAAGATCGATTATAAGGAAGTATTTCGGAATCGCTATATATTCTTACGCTAAGAGTTGGGTTGAAGTGAAGTCCAGCTGGGCAATCGAATTCCACTGGCGTTCCGAATACGCAGTAGTAGAATTTGCTGCAATCGGATTCGTGGGGCAGAAGAGTTGCATTTACGCCATCTATAGCTGGACAAGATCCTTTTGGTGTTGTCTCTCCGTTTGATGTTGATGATGGTGTACCTTCGGTTGATGGTGACGTCGTTTTCTGTGTGGTTGTTGTTGATCCACCAGTTGTGCATCCCGCACTATTGGGCCAATCGCAGACCTGCCGATTTTAGCATTGCAATAAAGTAAATATCGGGGACCTTAAAGATCGATTATAAGGAAGTATTTCGGAATCGCTATATATTCTTACGCTAAGAGTTGGGTTGAAGTGAAGTCCAGCTGGGCAATCGAATTCCACTGGTGTTCCGAATTCGCAGTAGTAGAATTTGCTGCAATCGGATTCGTGGGGCAGAAGAGTTGCATTTACGCCATCTATAGCTGGACAAGATCCTTTTGGTGTTGTCTCTCCGTTTGATGTTGATGATGGTGTACCTTCGGTTGATGGTGACGTCGTTTTCTGTGTGGTTGTTGTTGATCCACCAGTTGTGCATCCCGCACTATTGGGCCAATCGCAGACCTGCCGATTTTAGCATTGCAATAAAGTAAATATCGGGGACCTTAAAGATCGATTATAAGGAAGTATTTCGGAATCGCTATATATTCTTACGCTAAGAGTTGGGTTGAAGTGAAGTCCAGCTGGGCAATCGAATTCCACTGGCGTTCCGAATACGCAGTAGTAGAATTTGCTGCAATCGGATTCGTGGGGCAGAAGAGTTGCATTTACGCCATCTATAGCTGGACAAGATCCTTTTGGTGTTGTCTCTCCGTTTGATGTTGATGATGGTGTACCTTCGGTTGATGGTGACGTCGTTTTCTGTGTGGTTGTTGTTGATCCACCAGTTGTGCATCCCGCACTATTGGGCCAATCGCAGACCTGCCGATTTTAACATTGCAATAAAGTAAATATCGGGGACCTTAAAGATCGATTATAAGGAAGTATTTCGGAATCGCTATATATTCTTACGCTAAGAGTTGGGTTGAAGTGAAGTCCAGCTGGGCAATCGAATTCCACTGGCGTTCCGAATACGCAGTAGTAGAATTTGCTGCAATCGGATTCGTGGGGCAGAAGAGTTGCATTTACGCCATCTATAGCTGGACAAGATCCTTTTGGTGTTGTCTCTCCGTTTGATGTTGATGATGGTGTACCTTCGGTTGATGGTGACGTCGTTTTCTGTGTGGTTGTTGTTGATCCACCAGTTGTGCATCCCGCACTATTGGGCCAATCGCAGACCTGCCGATTTTAGCATTGCAATAAAGTAAATATCGGGGACCTTAAAGATCGATTATAAGGAAGTATTTCGGAATCGCTATATATTCTTACGCTAAGAGTTGGGTTGAAGTGAAGTCCAGCTGGGCAATCGAATTCCACTGGTGTTCCGAATTCGCAGTAGTAGAATTTGCTGCAATCGGATTCGTGGGGCAGAAGAGTTGCATTTACGCCATCTATAGCTGGACAAGATCCTTTTGGTGTTGTCTCTCCGTTTGATGTTGATGATGGTGTACCTTCGGTTGATGGTGACGTCGTTTTCTGTGTGGTTGTTGTTGATCCACCAGTTGTGCATCCCGCACTATTGGGCCAATCGCAGACCTGCCGATTTTAGCATTGCAATAAAGTAAATATCGGGGACCTTAAAGATCGATTATAAGGAAGTATTTCGGAATCGCTATATATTCTTACGCTAAGAGTTGGGTTGAAGTGAAGTCCAGCTGGGCAATCGAATTCCACTGGCGTTCCGAATACGCAGTAGTAGAATTTGCTGCAATCGGATTCGTGGGGCAGAAGAGTTGCATTTACGCCATCTATAGCTGGACAAGATCCTTTTGGTGTTGTCTCTCCGTTTGATGTTGATGATGGTGTACCTTCGGTTGATGGTGACGTCGTTTTCTGTGTGGTTGTTGTTGATCCACCAGTTGTGCATCCCGCACTATTGGGCCAATCGCAGACCTGCCGATTTTAACATTGCAATAAAGTAAATATCGGGGACCTTAAAGATCGATTATAAGGAAGTATTTCGGAATCGCTATATATTCTTACGCTAAGAGTTGGGTTGAAGTGAAGTCCAGCTGGGCAATCGAATTCCACTGGCGTTCCGAATACGCAGTAGTAGAATTTGCTGCAATCGGATTCGTGGGGCAGAAGAGTTGCATTTACGCCATCTATAGCTGGACAAGATCCTTTTGGTGTTGTCTCTCCGTTTGATGTTGATGATGGTGTACCTTCGGTTGATGGTGACGTCGTTTTCTGTGTGGTTGTTGTTGATCCACCAGTTGTGCATCCCGCACTATTGGGCCAATCGCAGACCTGCCGATTTTAGCATTGCAATAAAGTAAATATCGGGGACCTTAAAGATCGATTATAAGGAAGTATTTCGGAATCGCTATATATTCTTACGCTAAGAGTTGGGTTGAAGTGAAGTCCAGCTGGGCAATCGAATTCCACTGGTGTTCCGAATTCGCAGTAGTAGAATTTGCTGCAATCGGATTCGTGGGGCAGAAGAGTTGCATTTACGCCATCTATAGCTGGACAAGATCCTTTTGGTGTTGTCTCTCCGTTTGATGTTGATGATGGTGTACCTTCGGTTGATGGTGACGTCGTTTTCTGTGTGGTTGTTGTTGATCCACCAGTTGTGCATCCCGCACTATTGGGCCAATCGCAGACCTGCCGATTTTAGCATTGCAATAAAGTAAATATCGGGGACCTTAAAGATCGATTATAAGGAAGTATTTCGGAATCGCTATATATTCTTACGCTAAGAGTTGGGTTGAAGTGAAGTCCAGCTGGGCAATCGAATTCCACTGGCGTTCCGAATACGCAGTAGTAGAATTTGCTGCAATCGGATTCGTGGGGCAGAAGAGTTGCATTTACGCCATCTATAGCTGGACAAGATCCTTTTGGTGTTGTCTCTCCGTTTGATGTTGATGATGGTGTACCTTCGGTTGATGGTGACGTCGTTTTCTGTGTGGTTGTTGTTGATCCACCAGTTGTGCATCCCGCACTATTGGGCCAATCGCAGACCTGCCGATTTTAGCATTGCAATAAAGTAAATATCGGGGACCTTAAAGATCGATTATAAGGAAGTATTTCGGAATCGCTATATATTCTTACGCTAAGAGTTGGGTTGAAGTGAAGTCCAGCTGGGCAATCGAATTCCACTGGTGTTCCGAATTCGCAGTAGTAGAATTTGCTGCAATCGGATTCATGGGGTAGAAGAGTTGCATTTACGCCATCTACGGCTGGGCAGGACACTGGTGGATTTATTGGAGGCGATTGTGTTGGTTTTGGTGTTGGTACTGTTCCTCCACATTCAGCATTTGGTTCCCAATGGCATctctttcaaattcaaatttgattatttttttggtCTATTGAAAGTATTAAGTTTTGTGAATTATGCATTAAAATCCAATACCTGGAGTTTTTCATTGAAGTGGTTATCTTCAGGACACTTATGGAGAGATAACTGTCCGTTTTTGCACATATAGAATTTGGTACAATCACTTTCGTGAGAAAGTAATGTGGGTTTTCCTGTTAGGGGGCAAGATGTTGAAGGTGGCTTTGAAGATTCACAACCAGCTTTGTCGGGCCAGTCACACACCTTGAAATAAAAGCATCCcattaatttaaattcttaatttatattggctttaatttatcatttaattattttaagttattCATACGCTCAGTTCAGGATTGAAGTGAAGTCCTTTGGGACAGTCGAAAACAACAGGGGTCCCAAATTCGCAGTAGTAGAATTTGGTACAGTCTGACTCGTGAGGAAGAAGTGTTGCATTTACACCATCAATGGCTGGACAATTTGGTGCTCCAGGGCCCGGTGGAGGAGTTGGTTTTGGCGGTCTTGTGACACCTGCTGCCGAACATTTGGCATTGTGTGGCCAATCGCATACCTTTAAAGGAGATGTCATTTTAATTACAGCACGTATTGAGGTGACTATTTAATAGTTAAATAGACTAATATGTAGCTAAATTTGTGAAGAACTAATTAAAGTGATATTTGTAGTTACCTTGAGGTTCACGTTGAATTCCAGACCGTCAGGACAGTCGAACTCAACTGGCACTCCAAATTCACAATAGTAGAACTTGGTGCAATCGGATTCGTGGGGTAGAAGGGTTGCATTTACAAAATCAACTTCTGGACAAGTTTCAGCCACTCGGACTTCTCTGGTTTGAGCCAAGGCTCCTGCGACGCATAGCGTCAATATCAGTCGTCCTGGaaagcaaatttttatttttatgaaaacgaaataaaaaatacaatcaaGTGTATTTTTAGGTTATTTTTATGCTTACCCAGCATTTTTCTTCTATATGTCGATGAACTtaattttttgtgattttcagCTGGTTATTTTGGGGTATGAAACGCTGACAGCTCACTGATGAAAAGTATGAGGATGTGAAACCTTTTATAGAAATCTGTCGGATTCCGCGATAGATAAAACCATCAAAGAATAATGAGCGCGTCAAAAGTTAATCATACTATTTATTGCACCTTCAGATATCGCTCATACAAAATACGCTGTAGTTCGTCACAAGTTTACAATTTCTGTGACGTCTGAAGGAATATGATCGATAGATGGTTATCAATTTGGTGGTTGATAAATCATAAATGTTTGATTGATAATCATTTGGTGGTTgacgaaaaattgaaaatggagTGAATACATTCGACATCATCTTTGTCATTTTATCATGGTTAGGGGTGGTGATTTTGGTTACTTGGATCGTTTGGACTTCTACTTATGTAAAATGATACTAAGCCTTTGCAGCAGACAAAATGGTATCTACAAAcgtagcttatttttttcaggaCTCAACTTCGACTTCAACTTTAGGTTCCGACCCGTTCTTAAAaccatttataatttaatttaggaTATCATT
This window harbors:
- the LOC143912545 gene encoding peritrophin-1-like, producing MLTLCVAGGLQVGVAETCPELDEELVTLLSHEFDCTKFYYCVHGKPVEYKCPIGLHFNSELKVCDWPQNAGCEHGEEAEKEETGKT
- the LOC143913055 gene encoding uncharacterized protein LOC143913055 isoform X3 produces the protein MLGRLILTLCVAGALAQTREVRVAETCPEVDFVNATLLPHESDCTKFYYCEFGVPVEFDCPDGLEFNVNLKVCDWPHNAKCSAAGVTRPPKPTPPPGPGAPNCPAIDGVNATLLPHESDCTKFYYCEFGTPVVFDCPKGLHFNPELSVCDWPDKAGCESSKPPSTSCPLTGKPTLLSHESDCTKFYMCKNGQLSLHKCPEDNHFNEKLQRCHWEPNAECGGTVPTPKPTQSPPINPPVSCPAVDGVNATLLPHESDCSKFYYCEFGTPVEFDCPAGLHFNPTLSVCDWPNSAGCTTGGSTTTTQKTTSPSTEGTPSSTSNGETTPKGSCPAIDGVNATLLPHESDCSKFYYCVFGTPVEFDCPAGLHFNPTLSVCDWPNSAGCTTGGSTTTTQKTTSPSTEGTPSSTSNGETTPKGSCPAIDGVNATLLPHESDCSKFYYCEFGTPVEFDCPAGLHFNPTLSVCDWPNSAGCTTGGSTTTTQKTTSPSTEGTPSSTSNGETTPKGSCPAIDGVNATLLPHESDCSKFYYCVFGTPVEFDCPAGLHFNPTLSVCDWPNSAGCTTGGSTTTTQKTTSPSTEGTPSSTSNGETTPKGSCPAIDGVNATLLPHESDCSKFYYCVFGTPVEFDCPAGLHFNPTLSVCDWPNSAGCTTGGSTTTTQKTTSPSTEGTPSSTSNGETTPKGSCPAIDGVNATLLPHESDCSKFYYCEFGTPVEFDCPAGLHFNPTLSVCDWPNSAGCTTGGSTTTTQKTTSPSTEGTPSSTSNGETTPKGSCPAIDGVNATLLPHESDCSKFYYCVFGTPVEFDCPAGLHFNPTLSVCDWPNSAGCTTGGSTTTTQKTTSPSTEGTPSSTSNGETTPKGSCPAIDGVNATLLPHESDCSKFYYCVFGTPVEFDCPAGLHFNPTLSVCDWPNSAGCTTGGSTTTTQKTTSPSTEGTPSSTSNGETTPKGSCPAIDGVNATLLPHESDCSKFYYCEFGTPVEFDCPAGLHFNPTLSVCDWPNSAGCTTGGSTTTTQKTTSPSTEGTPSSTSNGETTPKGSCPAIDGVNATLLPHESDCSKFYYCVFGTPVEFDCPAGLHFNPTLSVCDWPNSAGCINDGPITTTQTPTTDELVDEICSNCDLNTRYWGDTKNCRKYWFCVSGKRQSALCPPGLLFDGKIKMCNLFSMVKC
- the LOC143913055 gene encoding uncharacterized protein LOC143913055 isoform X2, which codes for MLGRLILTLCVAGALAQTREVRVAETCPEVDFVNATLLPHESDCTKFYYCEFGVPVEFDCPDGLEFNVNLKVCDWPHNAKCSAAGVTRPPKPTPPPGPGAPNCPAIDGVNATLLPHESDCTKFYYCEFGTPVVFDCPKGLHFNPELSVCDWPDKAGCESSKPPSTSCPLTGKPTLLSHESDCTKFYMCKNGQLSLHKCPEDNHFNEKLQRCHWEPNAECGGTVPTPKPTQSPPINPPVSCPAVDGVNATLLPHESDCSKFYYCEFGTPVEFDCPAGLHFNPTLSVCDWPNSAGCTTGGSTTTTQKTTSPSTEGTPSSTSNGETTPKGSCPAIDGVNATLLPHESDCSKFYYCVFGTPVEFDCPAGLHFNPTLSVCDWPNSAGCTTGGSTTTTQKTTSPSTEGTPSSTSNGETTPKGSCPAIDGVNATLLPHESDCSKFYYCVFGTPVEFDCPAGLHFNPTLSVCDWPNSAGCTTGGSTTTTQKTTSPSTEGTPSSTSNGETTPKGSCPAIDGVNATLLPHESDCSKFYYCVFGTPVEFDCPAGLHFNPTLSVCDWPNSAGCTTGGSTTTTQKTTSPSTEGTPSSTSNGETTPKGSCPAIDGVNATLLPHESDCSKFYYCEFGTPVEFDCPAGLHFNPTLSVCDWPNSAGCTTGGSTTTTQKTTSPSTEGTPSSTSNGETTPKGSCPAIDGVNATLLPHESDCSKFYYCVFGTPVEFDCPAGLHFNPTLSVCDWPNSAGCTTGGSTTTTQKTTSPSTEGTPSSTSNGETTPKGSCPAIDGVNATLLPHESDCSKFYYCVFGTPVEFDCPAGLHFNPTLSVCDWPNSAGCTTGGSTTTTQKTTSPSTEGTPSSTSNGETTPKGSCPAIDGVNATLLPHESDCSKFYYCEFGTPVEFDCPAGLHFNPTLSVCDWPNSAGCTTGGSTTTTQKTTSPSTEGTPSSTSNGETTPKGSCPAIDGVNATLLPHESDCSKFYYCVFGTPVEFDCPAGLHFNPTLSVCDWPNSAGCTTGGSTTTTQKTTSPSTEGTPSSTSNGETTPKGSCPAIDGVNATLLPHESDCSKFYYCEFGTPVEFDCPAGLHFNPTLSVCDWPNSAGCINDGPITTTQTPTTDELVDEICSNCDLNTRYWGDTKNCRKYWFCVSGKRQSALCPPGLLFDGKIKMCNLFSMVKC
- the LOC143913055 gene encoding uncharacterized protein LOC143913055 isoform X1; the encoded protein is MLGRLILTLCVAGALAQTREVRVAETCPEVDFVNATLLPHESDCTKFYYCEFGVPVEFDCPDGLEFNVNLKVCDWPHNAKCSAAGVTRPPKPTPPPGPGAPNCPAIDGVNATLLPHESDCTKFYYCEFGTPVVFDCPKGLHFNPELSVCDWPDKAGCESSKPPSTSCPLTGKPTLLSHESDCTKFYMCKNGQLSLHKCPEDNHFNEKLQRCHWEPNAECGGTVPTPKPTQSPPINPPVSCPAVDGVNATLLPHESDCSKFYYCEFGTPVEFDCPAGLHFNPTLSVCDWPNSAGCTTGGSTTTTQKTTSPSTEGTPSSTSNGETTPKGSCPAIDGVNATLLPHESDCSKFYYCVFGTPVEFDCPAGLHFNPTLSVCDWPNSAGCTTGGSTTTTQKTTSPSTEGTPSSTSNGETTPKGSCPAIDGVNATLLPHESDCSKFYYCEFGTPVEFDCPAGLHFNPTLSVCDWPNSAGCTTGGSTTTTQKTTSPSTEGTPSSTSNGETTPKGSCPAIDGVNATLLPHESDCSKFYYCVFGTPVEFDCPAGLHFNPTLSVCDWPNSAGCTTGGSTTTTQKTTSPSTEGTPSSTSNGETTPKGSCPAIDGVNATLLPHESDCSKFYYCVFGTPVEFDCPAGLHFNPTLSVCDWPNSAGCTTGGSTTTTQKTTSPSTEGTPSSTSNGETTPKGSCPAIDGVNATLLPHESDCSKFYYCEFGTPVEFDCPAGLHFNPTLSVCDWPNSAGCTTGGSTTTTQKTTSPSTEGTPSSTSNGETTPKGSCPAIDGVNATLLPHESDCSKFYYCVFGTPVEFDCPAGLHFNPTLSVCDWPNSAGCTTGGSTTTTQKTTSPSTEGTPSSTSNGETTPKGSCPAIDGVNATLLPHESDCSKFYYCVFGTPVEFDCPAGLHFNPTLSVCDWPNSAGCTTGGSTTTTQKTTSPSTEGTPSSTSNGETTPKGSCPAIDGVNATLLPHESDCSKFYYCEFGTPVEFDCPAGLHFNPTLSVCDWPNSAGCTTGGSTTTTQKTTSPSTEGTPSSTSNGETTPKGSCPAIDGVNATLLPHESDCSKFYYCVFGTPVEFDCPAGLHFNPTLSVCDWPNSAGCTTGGSTTTTQKTTSPSTEGTPSSTSNGETTPKGSCPAIDGVNATLLPHESDCSKFYYCEFGTPVEFDCPAGLHFNPTLSVCDWPNSAGCINDGPITTTQTPTTDELVDEICSNCDLNTRYWGDTKNCRKYWFCVSGKRQSALCPPGLLFDGKIKMCNLFSMVKC
- the LOC143913055 gene encoding uncharacterized protein LOC143913055 isoform X4; translation: MLGRLILTLCVAGALAQTREVRVAETCPEVDFVNATLLPHESDCTKFYYCEFGVPVEFDCPDGLEFNVNLKVCDWPHNAKCSAAGVTRPPKPTPPPGPGAPNCPAIDGVNATLLPHESDCTKFYYCEFGTPVVFDCPKGLHFNPELSVCDWPDKAGCESSKPPSTSCPLTGKPTLLSHESDCTKFYMCKNGQLSLHKCPEDNHFNEKLQRCHWEPNAECGGTVPTPKPTQSPPINPPVSCPAVDGVNATLLPHESDCSKFYYCEFGTPVEFDCPAGLHFNPTLSVCDWPNSAGCTTGGSTTTTQKTTSPSTEGTPSSTSNGETTPKGSCPAIDGVNATLLPHESDCSKFYYCVFGTPVEFDCPAGLHFNPTLSVCDWPNSAGCTTGGSTTTTQKTTSPSTEGTPSSTSNGETTPKGSCPAIDGVNATLLPHESDCSKFYYCVFGTPVEFDCPAGLHFNPTLSVCDWPNSAGCTTGGSTTTTQKTTSPSTEGTPSSTSNGETTPKGSCPAIDGVNATLLPHESDCSKFYYCVFGTPVEFDCPAGLHFNPTLSVCDWPNSAGCTTGGSTTTTQKTTSPSTEGTPSSTSNGETTPKGSCPAIDGVNATLLPHESDCSKFYYCEFGTPVEFDCPAGLHFNPTLSVCDWPNSAGCTTGGSTTTTQKTTSPSTEGTPSSTSNGETTPKGSCPAIDGVNATLLPHESDCSKFYYCVFGTPVEFDCPAGLHFNPTLSVCDWPNSAGCTTGGSTTTTQKTTSPSTEGTPSSTSNGETTPKGSCPAIDGVNATLLPHESDCSKFYYCVFGTPVEFDCPAGLHFNPTLSVCDWPNSAGCTTGGSTTTTQKTTSPSTEGTPSSTSNGETTPKGSCPAIDGVNATLLPHESDCSKFYYCEFGTPVEFDCPAGLHFNPTLSVCDWPNSAGCTTGGSTTTTQKTTSPSTEGTPSSTSNGETTPKGSCPAIDGVNATLLPHESDCSKFYYCVFGTPVEFDCPAGLHFNPTLSVCDWPNSAGCINDGPITTTQTPTTDELVDEICSNCDLNTRYWGDTKNCRKYWFCVSGKRQSALCPPGLLFDGKIKMCNLFSMVKC